In Geopsychrobacter electrodiphilus DSM 16401, a single window of DNA contains:
- a CDS encoding M20 family metallopeptidase: MIAPLEQVWNAIDPERLQRTLMEMIDIYSPSGKEEDIQLYLEEHLAATGIPVLRQEVEEERYNLISIMGKGEPSLYLVGHVDTVAAWDIDEYAAVEEWGVVRGLGAADMKGGCAAMVEAWLALATLPEVERPSLGLLLVVGEEENGDGSARFLQETVPEWVVIGEPTSMLPAFSHYGYMEVALTTQGRRTHSSLPELGHNAIESMLRVLLLLERLPLFDQEKGQLVYSIREMSSARAGFVVPDRCEAWIDLHLSPLLDPAVVRREVEKVIEKARSSIKGLALEVGFEFEAGGYQMDLKNSMVEILEDAYPRLNLPLNFVPFRSHSDGNLFFQAGSQPLILGPGSLETAHTAEEQTSLAEVEAAARVYTALALGHAGAGRKV; the protein is encoded by the coding sequence ATGATTGCGCCACTCGAGCAGGTTTGGAACGCCATCGATCCCGAACGCCTGCAACGCACCCTGATGGAGATGATCGATATCTATTCTCCCTCGGGCAAAGAGGAGGATATCCAGCTTTACCTGGAGGAGCATCTGGCGGCGACCGGTATCCCGGTTTTGCGTCAGGAAGTCGAGGAGGAGCGCTACAATCTGATATCGATCATGGGTAAAGGTGAACCCTCCCTTTATCTTGTTGGCCATGTCGACACAGTCGCCGCCTGGGACATCGACGAATATGCGGCTGTCGAAGAGTGGGGTGTGGTGAGGGGGCTGGGCGCTGCGGATATGAAGGGGGGCTGTGCGGCGATGGTCGAAGCCTGGCTGGCGTTGGCAACCCTGCCTGAAGTTGAACGCCCCTCCCTTGGTCTGTTGCTGGTGGTTGGTGAAGAGGAGAACGGCGACGGCAGTGCGCGTTTTTTGCAGGAGACTGTTCCTGAATGGGTGGTGATCGGCGAACCGACTTCGATGCTGCCAGCCTTCAGCCACTATGGTTATATGGAAGTTGCGCTGACCACTCAGGGGCGGCGAACCCATTCTTCACTGCCGGAGTTGGGGCATAACGCGATCGAATCGATGCTGCGTGTGCTGCTGCTGCTGGAGCGGTTGCCGCTCTTCGATCAGGAGAAGGGGCAACTGGTTTATTCAATCCGCGAGATGAGTTCGGCACGTGCAGGTTTTGTGGTGCCGGATCGCTGTGAGGCCTGGATCGATCTCCACCTCTCTCCGTTACTTGATCCGGCGGTGGTGCGGCGTGAAGTTGAAAAAGTCATCGAAAAGGCAAGGTCGAGTATCAAGGGGCTTGCGCTGGAGGTTGGGTTCGAGTTTGAGGCGGGCGGCTACCAGATGGATCTGAAAAATTCGATGGTCGAAATTCTGGAAGACGCCTATCCGCGACTTAATCTGCCGCTCAATTTCGTCCCATTCCGTTCCCATTCCGACGGCAATCTCTTTTTTCAGGCCGGAAGTCAGCCGTTAATTCTTGGCCCCGGTTCGCTTGAAACCGCCCACACCGCCGAAGAGCAGACCAGTCTCGCTGAAGTCGAAGCTGCGGCCCGGGTTTATACGGCACTGGCGTTAGGGCATGCAGGCGCCGGACGTAAGGTCTAA
- a CDS encoding GNAT family N-acetyltransferase: protein MNKKEEIDVRDMTIDDLAAVFHLGEKLFTSEFSQSMYRTWDEYEITSLFNTETELCLVAELEGEIVGFALGTTVEKQNSAWKYGYLVWIGVRPGLQKGGAGQQLFVEIRHRMIEQGVRMIVIDTDADNEGGIKFFKKLGFDKMQQHVYMTLNLSKPKKPRKARV from the coding sequence ATGAACAAAAAAGAAGAAATTGATGTCCGAGACATGACGATTGATGACCTGGCGGCGGTGTTTCATCTGGGGGAGAAGCTCTTTACCTCTGAGTTTTCCCAGAGCATGTATCGCACCTGGGATGAGTATGAAATTACCAGTCTCTTCAATACCGAGACCGAACTTTGTCTGGTGGCTGAATTGGAGGGTGAAATCGTCGGGTTTGCCCTGGGGACAACGGTTGAGAAACAAAATTCGGCCTGGAAATATGGCTATCTGGTCTGGATCGGCGTGCGGCCTGGCCTGCAGAAGGGCGGGGCGGGACAGCAACTTTTTGTTGAAATCCGCCACCGCATGATCGAACAGGGGGTGCGGATGATCGTTATCGATACCGACGCCGATAATGAAGGAGGGATCAAATTTTTTAAGAAGCTGGGGTTCGACAAGATGCAGCAGCACGTTTATATGACGCTCAATCTTTCGAAACCCAAGAAGCCGAGAAAGGCCAGAGTATGA
- a CDS encoding DUF2179 domain-containing protein, protein MIESWSLIILPFAIFFARIIDVSIGTLRIIFLTRGLKYLAGLLGFFESLVWILAISQVMQNLNDWVAYLAYACGFAAGNIVGIWFEERIAMGNLIVRVITRLEADELVIKLRDNGFSATAIDAEGEEGPVKAIFVIIKRKMLTEVLALIRQYNPKAFYTIEDVRFVSMPHLAPLAAPKRTLQVRRALRMRK, encoded by the coding sequence ATGATTGAAAGCTGGTCCCTGATTATCCTGCCATTTGCGATCTTCTTCGCCCGTATCATCGACGTGTCGATCGGCACTCTGCGGATTATTTTTCTGACCCGCGGGCTAAAATATCTGGCCGGTCTCCTCGGGTTTTTTGAATCACTGGTCTGGATTCTGGCCATCAGCCAGGTGATGCAAAATCTCAACGACTGGGTGGCCTATCTGGCCTATGCTTGCGGGTTCGCTGCGGGGAACATCGTCGGAATCTGGTTCGAAGAGCGCATCGCCATGGGCAACCTGATCGTACGCGTCATCACCCGACTGGAAGCCGATGAACTGGTCATCAAGTTGCGCGATAACGGCTTTAGCGCCACCGCAATCGACGCCGAGGGGGAAGAGGGGCCGGTCAAGGCGATCTTCGTCATCATCAAACGAAAAATGCTTACCGAGGTCCTGGCGCTCATCCGCCAATACAACCCGAAAGCCTTCTACACCATCGAAGATGTGCGCTTCGTCAGCATGCCGCATTTAGCGCCCCTGGCCGCGCCAAAAAGAACCCTTCAAGTCAGGCGTGCCCTGCGCATGCGCAAATGA
- a CDS encoding trans-sulfuration enzyme family protein codes for MLKKERLRIETRLVQAGVGRDTLTGAISLPIHPSATYRHPAVGQSTGYDYTRSGNPTREALEELLADMEGGSRGLAFASGMAALTTLFLYFSSGDHLILSEDLYGGTYRVLDQIFLRFQLTTSYVDTSDLNAVNNAITPATKAVLVETPGNPLLGIADIRAIARLCKQHRLLFIVDNTFLTPLLQRPIELGADIVIHSATKYLGGHNDLCAGALVTADKKLGDELYFLQNSTGPILPPQDCWLLVRSLKTLALRLERQCQSAQQIAEWLDLQPQVQTVYFPGLPTHPGHQLIQEQATGFGAMLSFRVDSHQRARQILERIKIISFAESLGGVESLLTLPAIQTHGDIPASERERLGICESLLRLSVGCEDVNDLIADLRQALNG; via the coding sequence ATGCTCAAAAAAGAGAGACTCCGCATTGAAACGCGACTGGTCCAGGCCGGCGTAGGCCGTGACACGCTGACCGGCGCCATCAGCCTGCCGATTCATCCGAGCGCCACATACCGGCATCCCGCAGTTGGACAATCAACCGGCTACGACTACACCCGCTCGGGCAACCCGACCCGTGAGGCACTTGAAGAGCTGTTGGCTGACATGGAGGGTGGCTCCCGCGGTCTGGCCTTTGCTTCCGGGATGGCAGCCCTGACCACCCTGTTCCTCTACTTTTCCAGTGGCGACCATCTGATTCTGTCAGAAGACCTTTATGGTGGAACCTATCGGGTTCTGGATCAGATTTTCTTACGTTTTCAGCTGACCACCAGCTATGTCGACACCAGTGACCTGAACGCGGTGAACAACGCTATTACCCCCGCGACCAAAGCGGTTCTTGTTGAGACACCGGGCAACCCCCTGCTCGGGATCGCCGACATCCGTGCCATCGCGCGGTTGTGCAAACAGCACCGGCTGCTCTTTATCGTCGATAACACCTTCTTAACCCCACTTCTGCAGCGCCCAATCGAACTCGGAGCCGACATCGTGATTCATTCGGCGACCAAGTATCTCGGCGGGCACAACGACCTCTGTGCAGGAGCCCTGGTCACCGCAGACAAAAAGCTGGGGGATGAGCTCTATTTCCTCCAGAATTCAACCGGGCCCATCTTGCCACCTCAGGATTGCTGGCTACTCGTCCGCAGCTTGAAAACTCTCGCACTCAGACTTGAGCGACAGTGTCAAAGCGCGCAACAGATTGCCGAATGGCTGGATCTGCAGCCACAGGTCCAAACTGTCTATTTTCCAGGATTACCCACCCATCCCGGACATCAACTGATTCAAGAGCAGGCGACCGGATTCGGCGCCATGCTCTCCTTTCGCGTCGACTCTCACCAGCGCGCCCGCCAGATTCTCGAAAGGATAAAAATTATCAGCTTTGCCGAAAGTCTTGGGGGGGTCGAGAGTCTGTTGACCCTGCCGGCAATCCAGACCCACGGTGATATACCTGCAAGTGAAAGAGAACGCCTGGGAATTTGCGAATCACTGCTGCGTCTCTCGGTAGGTTGCGAAGATGTAAACGATTTAATTGCCGACCTGCGGCAGGCACTGAACGGCTGA
- a CDS encoding MgtC/SapB family protein, with protein MHALFTLPVDFSIFPLSWAGLITTFICGGIIGLERQLSGKPAGIRTSTLICMGTYIFVAAGTPLVSAGGDPTRIIGQVVTGIGFLGAGVILTREGSVLGVTSAATIWVLAAIGVMVGQERLYVAIVLALLTVGILFGVNLLERIFSSLQPGVHHQLKNLWRSTYNSEQ; from the coding sequence ATGCATGCACTTTTCACTCTCCCTGTCGACTTTTCAATATTCCCACTATCCTGGGCGGGACTGATAACAACCTTTATCTGCGGTGGAATTATCGGCCTGGAACGCCAGCTCTCCGGCAAGCCGGCGGGCATTCGCACCAGCACCCTGATCTGCATGGGGACCTACATTTTCGTCGCCGCCGGAACACCCCTGGTCAGCGCGGGCGGCGATCCGACACGGATTATCGGACAGGTCGTCACCGGCATCGGTTTTCTCGGCGCCGGGGTTATTTTGACGCGGGAAGGTTCGGTACTCGGGGTTACCTCAGCCGCAACGATATGGGTTCTGGCGGCCATCGGAGTCATGGTTGGGCAAGAACGCCTCTATGTTGCGATTGTACTTGCGCTTCTGACCGTAGGTATTCTATTCGGCGTCAACCTTCTCGAGCGGATATTCTCCAGTCTGCAGCCCGGGGTTCACCACCAGTTGAAGAACCTGTGGCGCAGCACTTATAACAGCGAACAGTAG
- a CDS encoding chloride channel protein: protein MISFSHYLKTLRTRFSDSGFRLLFLAVLVGIVAGCGALFFYYATNAVDHLTLGTLGNFHPPHEGVAATAESPFIDSLHLNFRWFLFLIPAFGGVISGWLVYTYAPEAEGHGTDGAIEAFHRKGGLIRSRVPLIKTIASIATIGTGGSAGREGPIAQIGAGFGSFVATKLGMSIKDRRILLLAGMAGGIGATFRSPLGGALFAVEVLYRDPEFEHEGLIPCIIASIVAYSLFGAVTGWSPLLATPRFHFDHPRELILFGVLGLVCAILGKFYVKIFYGMRDLFRRLPLPNWQKPAVGGLLVGILAMFIPQVLGSGYGWVQAALYGKMALWVMLVIALAKIIATSLTISSGGSGGVFAPSLVIGAMIGGAFGASAEILFPVLTQDPRAYVLIGMAGFFAGVANAPIATLIMVSELTGNYGLLAPLMLVCVVAMLTTRKNSIYEKQVAGRFDSPAHLGDFVIDVLEGITVSALAGKGRPPVCIPSNMTLPDILHKIATAKGAYYPVINDKGLMTGIFSVNDIRRILNEDIPPGLIIAQDIATQQVMTASPDEHLPIVMKRLTQRNLDEIPVVDPNEPQKVLYMLSRRSLLAYYAEQVEKTREVMAL from the coding sequence TTGATCAGTTTTTCTCACTACCTCAAAACTCTGCGCACCCGCTTTTCCGATTCGGGCTTCCGGCTTTTATTTCTGGCTGTTCTGGTTGGCATCGTTGCCGGCTGCGGGGCACTCTTCTTTTATTATGCGACCAATGCTGTCGACCACCTGACTCTGGGGACACTCGGGAACTTTCACCCCCCTCATGAGGGCGTTGCAGCAACGGCTGAGTCCCCCTTTATTGATAGCCTGCACCTTAATTTTCGCTGGTTCCTATTTTTGATTCCAGCCTTCGGCGGAGTGATCTCCGGATGGTTGGTCTACACCTATGCTCCTGAAGCCGAAGGACACGGCACCGACGGCGCGATTGAAGCGTTTCACCGTAAAGGAGGGCTGATCCGCAGCCGGGTCCCCCTGATCAAGACCATCGCTTCCATTGCGACTATAGGTACGGGTGGTTCAGCCGGCCGCGAAGGCCCGATTGCCCAGATCGGCGCAGGCTTCGGCTCTTTTGTCGCCACCAAGCTGGGAATGTCGATTAAGGATCGGCGCATTCTGCTTCTGGCCGGCATGGCCGGAGGAATCGGCGCAACCTTCCGCAGCCCGCTCGGAGGCGCCCTGTTTGCCGTCGAAGTTCTCTACCGCGATCCCGAGTTTGAGCACGAAGGGCTGATCCCCTGCATCATCGCCTCAATCGTCGCCTATAGCCTGTTCGGCGCCGTTACCGGCTGGTCACCGCTCCTAGCCACGCCACGTTTCCATTTTGATCACCCACGCGAATTGATCCTCTTCGGCGTCCTCGGACTGGTGTGCGCAATCCTCGGCAAATTCTACGTCAAGATATTCTACGGCATGCGCGATCTGTTTAGACGCCTGCCGCTCCCCAACTGGCAGAAGCCGGCTGTGGGTGGGCTCTTGGTCGGGATCCTGGCCATGTTTATTCCGCAAGTTCTCGGCTCAGGCTACGGCTGGGTACAGGCGGCACTCTACGGCAAGATGGCGCTCTGGGTGATGCTGGTAATCGCGCTGGCCAAAATTATCGCAACCAGCCTGACTATTTCCTCCGGCGGCTCCGGTGGGGTCTTCGCCCCGTCCCTGGTCATCGGCGCCATGATCGGGGGGGCCTTTGGTGCTTCAGCCGAAATACTCTTTCCTGTATTAACGCAGGACCCGCGCGCCTACGTCCTCATCGGCATGGCCGGGTTCTTCGCCGGCGTGGCCAACGCGCCGATTGCGACCCTTATCATGGTCAGCGAGTTGACCGGCAACTACGGCCTGCTGGCGCCACTGATGCTGGTCTGCGTCGTTGCGATGCTTACCACGCGCAAAAACAGCATCTATGAAAAACAGGTTGCCGGCCGTTTTGATTCTCCTGCTCACCTTGGAGACTTCGTCATTGATGTGCTTGAAGGGATTACCGTTTCTGCCCTCGCCGGCAAAGGACGCCCACCTGTCTGCATCCCTTCCAATATGACCCTGCCAGATATTCTGCATAAAATTGCCACGGCCAAGGGCGCCTACTACCCGGTCATCAATGACAAGGGCTTGATGACCGGCATTTTTTCGGTGAATGATATCCGCCGTATTCTCAATGAAGATATCCCCCCCGGCCTCATTATCGCGCAGGACATCGCTACGCAACAGGTCATGACCGCCAGCCCTGACGAACACTTGCCCATCGTCATGAAACGTCTGACCCAGCGCAACCTCGACGAAATTCCTGTGGTTGACCCTAACGAACCTCAAAAAGTTCTCTATATGCTTTCACGCCGCAGCCTGCTTGCGTACTATGCCGAACAAGTTGAAAAGACGCGTGAAGTGATGGCGCTCTAA
- the cysK gene encoding cysteine synthase A gives MAQVFNDNSLSIGRTPLVRLNRVVPKGGATILAKIEGRNPAYSVKCRIGAAMIWDAEEKGLLRPGMEIVEPTSGNTGIALAFVAAARAIPITLTMPETMSIERRKVLKAFGAKLLLTPGSKGMGGAIAAAEELAASDPERYLLMHQFKNPANPAIHERTTGPEIWDDTEGKIDILVSGVGTGGTITGISRYIKHTRKKAILSVAVEPTHSPVISQHLAGQELVPGPHKIQGIGAGFIPETLDLSVVDQVELVSNDESIEMARRLAVEEGLLSGISCGAAVAVAVRLAGLPENAGKTIVVILPDSGERYLSSVLFEETA, from the coding sequence ATGGCTCAGGTATTTAACGATAATTCTCTCAGCATTGGGCGCACCCCGCTGGTTCGACTTAATCGTGTCGTCCCCAAGGGTGGCGCCACCATTCTTGCAAAAATTGAAGGTCGCAACCCGGCCTACAGCGTCAAGTGCCGCATCGGTGCTGCCATGATCTGGGATGCTGAAGAGAAAGGGCTGCTCCGCCCCGGGATGGAGATTGTCGAACCGACCAGTGGCAATACAGGCATTGCTCTCGCTTTTGTAGCTGCGGCTCGGGCCATTCCGATCACCCTGACCATGCCCGAAACCATGAGCATCGAACGCCGCAAGGTACTGAAAGCCTTTGGCGCCAAGCTGTTGCTAACCCCGGGGTCAAAGGGGATGGGTGGCGCCATCGCCGCCGCCGAAGAACTGGCTGCCAGCGATCCCGAACGCTATCTCTTGATGCACCAATTTAAAAACCCGGCAAACCCGGCGATTCACGAACGGACTACCGGACCGGAAATCTGGGACGATACCGAAGGTAAAATCGATATCCTGGTCAGCGGCGTCGGTACCGGCGGCACTATCACCGGCATCTCGCGCTACATCAAACATACCCGGAAGAAAGCGATTCTTTCGGTCGCGGTCGAACCGACCCACAGTCCTGTCATCAGTCAGCATCTCGCCGGACAGGAATTAGTACCGGGCCCCCACAAGATTCAGGGGATCGGTGCCGGATTTATTCCGGAGACGCTTGACCTGTCGGTTGTCGACCAGGTTGAGCTGGTCAGCAATGATGAATCCATCGAGATGGCACGCCGCCTCGCCGTTGAAGAAGGGCTGCTATCAGGCATCAGCTGTGGGGCCGCGGTGGCAGTTGCCGTCCGCCTGGCGGGCTTGCCCGAAAACGCCGGCAAAACAATCGTAGTGATCCTCCCCGATTCGGGCGAACGCTACCTGTCGAGTGTGCTGTTCGAGGAGACCGCCTAA
- a CDS encoding DUF502 domain-containing protein, whose amino-acid sequence MNIVIGYFLRGLLFVVPIAVTLYVVVQLFQFIDGLLARVVNPYLPNYVVGTGLGLVVLILVITLLGIITSSVIAQQVQLLIGKALERVPLIKTIYSAIKDLLSAFVGKEKRFEQPVLVKLGHNLEIERVGFLTKSSLADIGLDSDKVAVYLPHAYAWSGNLVIVPRNLVTPLNIKPAEAMKLIISGGVTHIVQRRPDGK is encoded by the coding sequence ATGAACATCGTGATAGGCTATTTTTTGCGTGGACTGCTGTTTGTCGTGCCGATCGCGGTAACGTTGTATGTTGTAGTGCAACTCTTTCAATTTATCGATGGTCTGCTGGCGCGCGTTGTCAATCCCTACCTGCCAAATTACGTAGTCGGCACAGGACTGGGCCTGGTCGTCCTTATTCTGGTCATTACACTTCTGGGCATCATCACCTCCAGCGTCATTGCCCAACAGGTCCAGCTCTTGATCGGCAAGGCCCTCGAACGTGTGCCGCTGATCAAAACCATCTACTCGGCGATCAAAGACCTGCTCTCCGCCTTCGTAGGGAAAGAGAAACGCTTCGAGCAACCGGTTCTGGTCAAATTGGGGCACAACCTGGAGATCGAACGGGTCGGGTTCCTGACCAAGTCCAGTTTGGCCGACATCGGCCTTGACTCAGATAAGGTAGCGGTTTACCTCCCCCATGCCTATGCCTGGTCGGGCAATCTGGTCATTGTGCCGCGCAATCTGGTCACCCCCCTCAATATCAAGCCAGCCGAAGCGATGAAGCTCATCATCTCAGGCGGGGTTACGCACATTGTCCAGCGACGCCCGGACGGCAAATAG
- a CDS encoding methyl-accepting chemotaxis protein: MMLRSLSLRWKILIALLGLSLLPLILVSFLFTQMTDSRFNNDLLEKAERGENFVRASNQATQEELGTELKRLEDNSGLIDAIHLNQLTGDASRLTPALHKILQSYALDRIEILSQDGILYTLTKKQDSLDREVLTDSEKENLLGSLGAEVDNRTQLIRGDLTFAAGIPIIFQGQAIARLHGFRIFNNALAIRLKKLTGTELAFHNGNRVVASSTPALAQLNLQAILDHKLNQTKIDSTPFMLFSSTLPNNQGGFYLAINNSAAQNSRNQMRQTLMVALIVVFFLAAGVALVVSRGITTPLQQVVGHLQQIADGAGDLTRTLPITSGDEVGALALSFNRLMASLHEMISRTHNATQSVGEAAKQLSSRSVELSHEADEQSLALEKSHLAIKVISAMAEEITDNVSSLVASVQESAAATYEFGSTTTGISEQMEHLFNVTNEISNSIHQLSSSNMQIEGNISELSRSSLETAESIRQMEEATRSIDEGAGHTRKLVEQSAAQALEGKAAVMDTIRGISGLQKTIEQAHHAIRDLGNRSDAIGNVVNVIAEIADQTNLLALNAAIIAAQAGEHGKGFAVVASEIRSLAERTSISTEEIAGIIENLQEGTRLAVSAIEAGSVKAEQEVARSQNAGDALEKLHNSSIASKTQVEQISDQVRSQSDASSNITQAAVSITETLQQIAASIGQQSHSTQHLAKAAEQMTEISARVKNSTSEQKRGGQQISKAMELIQETIEKIHSATLQQSERSHEAIEVVGKSADIAENNATRAIQFNEIVKTLSTQAKSLQKDVSTFKV, translated from the coding sequence ATGATGCTACGCTCCCTAAGTCTGCGTTGGAAAATTCTGATTGCCTTACTTGGGCTATCTCTGCTGCCACTTATTCTGGTCAGTTTTCTCTTCACCCAGATGACGGATTCCCGCTTCAACAATGATTTGCTCGAAAAAGCGGAACGCGGTGAAAATTTCGTGCGCGCGAGCAACCAGGCAACCCAGGAAGAACTTGGCACCGAGCTCAAACGGCTTGAGGATAATTCGGGGTTGATCGATGCCATACACCTCAATCAATTGACCGGCGATGCCAGCAGACTGACCCCGGCTCTGCATAAAATCCTGCAGAGTTATGCTTTGGACCGCATAGAAATACTCAGCCAGGACGGCATACTCTACACCCTGACAAAAAAACAGGACTCCCTGGATAGAGAAGTTCTTACCGATAGCGAAAAAGAGAATCTCCTCGGCAGCCTGGGGGCCGAAGTTGATAACCGCACCCAGTTGATTCGCGGAGACCTGACCTTTGCGGCGGGAATCCCGATCATTTTTCAGGGGCAGGCCATTGCCCGCCTGCACGGCTTCCGCATCTTCAATAATGCCCTTGCAATCCGTCTAAAAAAACTAACCGGGACCGAACTGGCCTTTCATAATGGGAACCGGGTGGTCGCCTCATCGACCCCGGCCCTTGCGCAACTCAACCTGCAAGCCATACTTGATCACAAACTGAACCAGACGAAGATCGATTCGACACCCTTTATGTTGTTCTCCTCTACCTTACCGAATAATCAGGGTGGCTTCTATCTGGCTATCAACAACTCTGCCGCTCAAAATTCCCGCAATCAAATGCGGCAAACCCTGATGGTCGCTCTGATTGTTGTCTTTTTTCTTGCCGCCGGAGTCGCCTTGGTTGTTTCGCGCGGGATCACCACCCCCCTGCAGCAGGTCGTTGGCCACCTTCAACAGATTGCAGATGGCGCCGGAGATTTGACCCGGACCCTGCCGATCACCTCAGGGGATGAAGTCGGTGCTTTGGCGTTGAGCTTTAATCGCTTGATGGCCAGCCTGCATGAGATGATTTCCCGTACCCATAATGCTACCCAGAGTGTCGGCGAAGCAGCCAAACAACTCAGCAGCCGCTCGGTTGAACTCAGCCATGAAGCAGATGAACAATCCCTGGCTCTTGAAAAGAGCCATCTCGCCATAAAGGTCATCAGCGCGATGGCCGAGGAGATTACTGACAACGTTTCATCGCTTGTCGCATCGGTACAGGAGAGTGCCGCCGCCACCTACGAATTCGGGTCAACTACCACAGGTATTTCGGAGCAAATGGAACATCTTTTCAACGTCACCAATGAAATTTCCAATTCGATCCACCAGCTCTCTTCATCGAACATGCAGATTGAAGGGAACATCAGTGAACTCTCGCGCAGCTCTCTGGAGACTGCGGAATCAATTCGCCAGATGGAAGAAGCAACCCGATCGATAGATGAGGGGGCAGGGCATACGCGCAAACTGGTTGAACAGTCAGCCGCACAGGCCCTGGAGGGAAAAGCCGCAGTAATGGACACCATCCGTGGTATCAGTGGCTTACAGAAAACGATTGAGCAGGCTCATCACGCGATCCGCGACCTTGGAAATCGTTCGGATGCCATCGGCAATGTCGTAAATGTCATCGCTGAGATTGCCGACCAGACCAACCTGTTGGCACTGAATGCAGCAATTATTGCGGCACAAGCAGGTGAACATGGCAAAGGGTTCGCCGTTGTCGCAAGTGAAATTCGAAGCCTGGCCGAACGCACTTCGATCTCGACCGAGGAGATTGCCGGAATCATCGAAAACCTGCAGGAGGGGACACGCCTGGCGGTCAGTGCGATTGAGGCCGGAAGCGTTAAGGCCGAGCAAGAGGTTGCGCGTAGCCAGAACGCCGGGGACGCCCTCGAAAAACTACACAACAGCTCTATCGCCTCAAAGACCCAGGTTGAACAGATTAGCGACCAGGTTCGCAGTCAATCCGATGCCAGCAGCAACATCACGCAGGCAGCTGTCAGCATTACCGAGACCCTGCAACAGATCGCCGCCTCGATCGGGCAACAAAGTCACAGTACCCAGCATCTCGCGAAAGCCGCTGAACAGATGACCGAAATTTCGGCACGCGTTAAAAACAGCACCAGCGAGCAGAAACGTGGCGGCCAGCAGATCTCCAAGGCGATGGAGCTGATTCAGGAAACCATCGAAAAAATTCATAGCGCGACCCTGCAACAGAGCGAAAGAAGCCATGAGGCTATTGAGGTGGTTGGCAAATCAGCGGATATCGCAGAGAACAACGCCACCCGTGCTATCCAATTTAACGAGATTGTCAAAACCCTCTCGACCCAGGCAAAGAGCCTGCAGAAGGATGTCAGTACCTTCAAAGTCTAA
- the metX gene encoding homoserine O-acetyltransferase MetX, which produces MNDSIGIVTTEYAHFDTQLRLESGRRLGPLTIAYETYGRLNTARSNAILVTHAWTGDAHAAGRHHEDDRKSGWWDNMIGPGKVFDTERYFVICTNVIGSCKGSTGPTSINPANGRAYRLNFPVIMVRDMVRAQKLLIDKLKIEKLHTVVGGSMGAMQALEWGIHFPDRVRSIVPIAGTGRTSPMSIALNALARQAIFNDPLWKKGNYHPEHPPADGFALARAVGHISFLSDASMHLKFERRFSRMDGIFDFFGKYEVERYLDYNGNSFVDRFDTNSFLYLAKALDLYDVSWRFDSLEEALEPLICPSIWFSFSSDWLYTSSQAEEVVTELSRQQKPVTYHLIESDYGHDSFLVEPEKFVPLLKDFLEDL; this is translated from the coding sequence TTGAACGACAGCATCGGCATTGTCACAACTGAATACGCACACTTCGACACCCAGTTGCGCCTGGAAAGCGGTCGGCGTCTCGGTCCCCTGACCATCGCCTACGAAACCTATGGCCGACTGAACACCGCACGTTCAAATGCCATTCTGGTCACCCACGCCTGGACAGGTGATGCCCATGCGGCGGGGCGGCATCACGAAGATGACCGCAAATCCGGCTGGTGGGATAACATGATCGGCCCTGGAAAAGTCTTCGATACCGAGCGCTACTTTGTGATCTGCACAAATGTGATCGGCTCCTGTAAAGGGTCGACCGGGCCGACCAGTATTAACCCTGCCAACGGCCGTGCTTATCGGTTAAACTTTCCGGTTATCATGGTGCGCGACATGGTGCGCGCGCAAAAGCTACTCATCGACAAACTGAAAATCGAAAAACTCCACACCGTTGTCGGTGGATCCATGGGCGCGATGCAGGCACTGGAATGGGGGATTCATTTCCCCGATCGGGTACGTTCCATCGTCCCGATTGCCGGTACCGGTCGCACCTCCCCCATGTCGATAGCGTTAAATGCCCTGGCGCGCCAGGCGATCTTCAACGACCCCCTCTGGAAAAAGGGGAACTATCACCCGGAGCACCCACCAGCTGATGGCTTTGCGCTGGCCCGCGCCGTCGGTCATATCAGTTTTCTATCTGACGCCTCAATGCACTTGAAGTTTGAGCGACGCTTTTCGCGTATGGACGGGATTTTCGATTTTTTCGGAAAATACGAAGTCGAGCGCTATCTCGACTACAACGGCAACTCTTTCGTCGATCGCTTCGACACCAACAGCTTCCTCTATCTGGCCAAAGCGCTGGATCTGTACGACGTCTCCTGGCGGTTTGATTCCCTGGAAGAGGCACTGGAGCCGCTGATCTGTCCTTCGATCTGGTTTTCGTTCAGCAGTGATTGGCTCTACACCTCGTCCCAGGCTGAGGAGGTCGTCACCGAGCTGAGCCGCCAGCAGAAGCCGGTCACCTATCACCTGATCGAATCAGACTACGGGCACGACAGTTTCCTGGTCGAACCGGAAAAATTTGTACCGCTGTTGAAAGATTTTCTCGAGGACTTGTGA